From the Amblyraja radiata isolate CabotCenter1 chromosome 14, sAmbRad1.1.pri, whole genome shotgun sequence genome, one window contains:
- the c14h21orf62 gene encoding uncharacterized protein C21orf62 homolog: MKKSTAASNQLVLFALWCCACVSVLRSSNHTLIFQKESNFRNCSCVSSIPDCGFALANLMCKCRTVFSKDIDKTSPTFSHSSRLVVWLSDTTTVGLLLNYSSVPSLRLSLCNPDAVLTEYLVIFGLKELCVTNPKSKVKYPLQNITIYSTRGAVVESSLQNGTGFSFYISFLNMALMHGDSKLKAYSVPNVTNIAEYFPDLQYDTTSFPLETGSSLVTFIYV; the protein is encoded by the coding sequence ATGAAGAAGTCCACTGCTGCATCAAACCAGCTGGTGCTCTTTGCTCTGTGGTGCTGtgcctgtgtctctgtgttaAGGAGCAGTAACCACACACTTATCTTTCAAAAAGAGAGCAACTTCCGGAACTGCAGCTGCGTCTCCAGTATCCCAGACTGTGGGTTTGCTCTTGCCAACCTTATGTGCAAATGTAGGACTGTCTTTTCTAAGGATATTGATAAAACCAGCCCGACATTTAGTCACAGCAGCAGGTTAGTGGTGTGGCTGTCAGACACCACTACTGTAGGGCTGCTGCTGAATTATTCATCAGTCCCAAGCCTCAGACTTTCTTTGTGCAACCCTGATGCTGTACTGACTGAATACCTTGTCATCTTTGGCCTGAAAGAGCTCTGTGTGACAAACCCCAAGTCAAAAGTCAAATACCCACTGCAGAACATAACGATATACAGCACACGGGGTGCTGTCGTTGAGTCGTCTTTGCAGAATGGCACTGGATTCTCATTTTACATTTCATTCTTAAACATGGCGCTGATGCATGGAGATTCTAAATTAAAAGCATATTCGGTGCCAAATGTCACAAATATTGCTGAATATTTTCCAGATCTTCAATATGACACAACCTCCTTCCCCTTGGAGACTGGCAGTTCTCTTGTTACATTTATCTATGTTTAG